The DNA sequence agccagagctaaaaaaatatgagaatgccacgtagctggacaaaacgatgaatgttgtttgccgtcgcttggagatactcaaattatgtattttattttgcctaattagataattattcttaattattgATTAACCTCTGGATTAATCTAGTTAGGCGAAAAGAGTCAATGAGAACATtttagagtgacatgaaaaactgccgataaaGTTTCTGTTAAtcaatacgtactacataaaggtgtttttctgAGCGCGAAAGCaccccgcgaatacacgcaaagttccTTGAGTGGCCattcgcgcggcaatattgcgtgtatttctgcgggcttctttcaccctcgggaaaacacttttatgtaacagATATtcagtaacagaaagctgtattgggagtttttcatgttgctctacaattttctcattgacacttctcacCTAATTATACTTTTTGATAAGCTGGTTTCTGatttaagactaattatttagtttggcagaaataaaagcatactttgagtatctccaagccatcgcaaacaacattaacttggttctgtccagcttcgTTGCATACGCATATTgctaagctctggctaaagttagctgggacagcctgtatatatatttttctagTCTGCCGACAGCTTTCTTCGTCCAAAAAATGCAATAACCATTTTCTAATTTAAAGTGAAAATAGTGGATTTATTGTACTAAACAGTTTCACGCATAATAAGTCACTTATAATTCGTACGTGTTGGTTCCAAATAGTCTTGATGTTCAGTTTGATTCACGTTATGGCATTTATTTTTCCAGCAGTGCATCAGTGTTTCACGTTCATGCCGAAAAGGAATGCATCATTTCCAATAGCTTCATTTCCAATAGCTTTCCTGCATTCGCCAGTGGAACCAGCAGTGTTACCTCTTCTAGTATACGAATGAGAGCACATATCTTCTCAGTCATGAGCTCACTAATACTTCACCTGTgggcatgcattgtagttagatAGACATCAATTTTATTGAGAATAGCAAGAGTCTGTGTCGCTGTTCAGACTGTTCCTGCAGTCTgaacagcgacatagactccatAGAGGCGCGCACCCTAACTGGTGCTCCCCGATCGTTCTTCCTTGCTGTCGCCGTGAGCCAATTGTGCTTGTGACTTTCCTCTGCCGTGATTTTCACAACTTCTTTCACGAAATAATTAAGTGCTTTATTTTTGGTTGCGACGCTTTGCCTAACAAATTCATAATACGAGAGCAAGGACTTTTAGTGGAAACTAGATCAATTTGCATGAATTAGGTTTGCTGACTACGCATTATGGCGCCGTTATCCTTTTCCATCCCACTGAATAAAAGACGTTAGCACCGATTAAAAGTTGACGTTTATTCGTCAAAAATGGTATTCGTACGAATAATGGGAGCTCTAAAAAACATTTCCCAACGCCTTGACTGGAAGTTGGAATTGACTATGCCTATGCAGGTGAATTATACAAACATCACTAGAACTAAATGCTTGAAGCGTTAAACGCGAAGCGTTACGTTTCGTATTTCTTAGTGCAAACTACTCGACTTGAACTTCTATTTGAAGCAGGTTATCAACAGCGTCTCAGTGTTGTCCGTATGATGAAATCCGTCAGGATGTATCATGTGCACCGAGTCACAAAGTGTGTGGGGCCTGCACATATTGTGTAATGAacataacagcagcagcagtgcgctTTGTTCACCGTTTGGTCCTTATCGGCCCCGCCAAATAGATCCTGTTCCTAATTTTTGAAGAAATGGTGGCGGTGCCTAAGGAGAATTTCACCAGTTCGCTTCAGAAAGCAGCAGCGTCTAGAGAACGTATCACTGGCTCGAATTTTCGTGTCATTCCTTTTTGCTATTTTTGGTCAAGGCGCGCCTTTCTAGAAGCCGTAGTACTTCCAGCATTAGAGTCTTTAGTTCAGTCGACGgccattcgcaaaaaaaaaaaagaaaactaggcgTCGCGGACCGAAGGAGCAATTGGGAGCATGTGTGCGCGGCGTTACTATAGTAACTGTTCGCAAAGTGTTCTGCCAGGGTGTGAGAACGGCCACTGCTGTGAAGAGTTTCGTTCGTTTCTTTTATTTGCTCTCACTGCAACTAGTCAACAATACCGGTCAACTTACAAATTTTTCTCTCTTACTCCTCACTATATTTTTTGCCTCGCTGACTTTAATTTAATTCTCTATAAATATTTACCCCTTGATAATTATGTAATACAAGCGATGCACATTTATAAAGGAATCTTAGCATCCTCCTTAATTATCTCATGACCAGGTATTCACTTTCGTTCAAGCAGCAGGTCATCATGCAATGTTATTGATTTCAAGGTGGTCGACGTCATACATGCAGTGCTTCGCCTGCAGCCTAATTATGTCCGATTCAGCATGCTAAAAAGGAAAGAGCAAGAATACAGAAAAAGCACTTGAGAAAGTGCGCTTTTTACCAACATAGCTTGTAAATATTGCTGCTAACAAATTGCATGTTATGTATGGTTTATCAACAACAACAGTACTCAGTCATCCCGCCACGCACTTTATTAACGTGTCTGCGGCTATTTCAGATCATCCATCAGCCCCTTGAACCTGTCTATGGCTGGCTTGTAAATTTCCTCAAAATAAGGCTGCTCACGCTTGACACGGTCGTAGTAGCTTGCGAGCTTGGGAAACTTCGAAGGGTTGACAATGTTGTTCTGAAATGTAAAGGAATCAGACATTAAATAACTTGTCAGATCAACTGTATAGGCAGAGAAAGTTCGCAACTGACACAGAAAGCTCGCAGGCGCTGGTAACAATATCAAGTACATTACAAACACGGCCAGACAAAGGCAAAGCAAACTATTTGTGGCGTAAAAGAGCTGCAGGCAGGAAAATACATCGTGCTGTGTCGGCTGAATCTCCTGTATTTCTTTAGCTACGCGATGAAATGACAATGCAGGCTGAATTGCTAAACAAGGTGGCATTGCCGTTTCATCGACTACAAGCTGGAAGTATCTAGGGCAATAGCAGGCACCTAATACAAGCGTTTCAGCTATTAAACTgcaaaggcttaggagtgaggatcaacggcaaataactcaacaaccttctgtttgcagatgacattgtcctgctcagcaacacaggaaattagttacaacaaatgattgaggcccTTAACAGAGAACGTGTAAAAGTGAGGTTGAAGATTGTTAGgcggaaaacaaagataatgatcaattgCCTGATAAGGAGACCAGAGTTCAGAGTCACCAGTccacctctagagtctgtgatggAGTACGTTTACCAAAGACAACAGGTAAACTCACAGGGagctctgatcatgagaaggacatCTAcagtagaataaaaatgggttggagttcATACGGCAGACTTTATCAGATCATGACTGGGAGCTTATCACTCTCTTTGAAAAGAAAGATGTATAATCActacattctaccggtgctaacatatggggtgGAAAGTTGAAGGCTGAcgaagaagctggagaacaagttaaggaccacccAAGAAGCGGTGGAAGGAAGACTGTTAGCGTAACATAATTAGACTggaagagagcggtatggatGAGAGAACAAaggggtatagccgatattgtaattgactgTAAGGGGgaaaaatggagttgggcaggcgATATATTCCTTTggttagataaccgatggacattagttacagaatgggtgccaagagagcggaagcgcagtcgaagacggtcGAAAACTGcgcggggtgatgaaattgggaaattcgccgGCACAACTTGAAATCGGTTgcccaggacaggggtaattggatctCGCCGGGAGATGCCtgcttcctgcagtggacataaaataggctgatgcaGATGACGGTGACGATAATGATGGGAATGGTGGATGCAGATTTTGCTTCCTCTTGATCTTAAGCCTTAGAGAAAACGCAGGCGTCAAACAACAACCCAACTGTTGAGATTGTGGCCTACGGCACAGACCAAACCCATTGTTCGGGAAAAAGTTTAGCATAGGTTTTACGGCATAAATGGGTTTTCTCTAGGTATTTCCCTGACAACAATTTCAAAGGAAATACGTCATCACGCGAGATGGCTTAATGAAGGACCAGTGTTGCCAGAAGCGTTGCATTGGAACTGCATAAAGGTCACGAAATTCTCCTCGCCCTGTTAACGTGCTGCGAATTGCAAGTCGTAAAATGTACGCCTCCTTTGAATAGTGCCAGGACACAAATATACGCATGGATGATGTGAACTATGTTGATTTGCATGCTGGTGTTCTCTTGGATCGTCCTGCATTTGTAAACTCACAATATAAAGCTAAACGCGGAATTTCAGCTGTCATCATTCGTTGCAAGTATATTACCAAGTAAAAACCTAATACACACTGCTAGTAAGTTCCCTCTTGTTCCTAACCGACACGGCCCCTACAAAAACATGAAACATGTAGATTAGATTAGTTTGCTATAGCATTAAAAATTGCCTACATTATCTAAAATTTACTACCAAGCTGTAACGACAATTTTAGCGATATTCCAAGTAAGTTCGCGTAAATTTTCGACTTTTATCTCACTGTAGCGATATGTTTCAAAGAGTGTGGTAATACTGCACAAGATGGCACACAAATATTGAGTTCGCGTATGAGTGTAACTATCCGTACTGCCCTTTCAGATGTGTGGGTCACGAGCTGCCTTTTCTACAAACtgaaacaagaaaagaacaaacgctacctaaatatATTTACTGGAACAAAGGCTATAGGTCTTCATGCGcatttattcttttatgaaaccGAATTTATCCATTTCACTCCTCCTGCCGTGCCTAAGCAAGTAGCCGGTTTTGGTTCTTTCCTGTCGCTAGTTTTTGGGAACTGAAGAGACGCGCTTGTCGCCGAACGCTCATTCCATCTCCCAAGTACCTTGCAGCATTGCTGAAGGCGCAAGGCGTATATACAAGTAATATGCTTACGCACTGGCATATAGTTCCGGGCGTTACTGTCTGATTATTGCCGGGGCTAGATAGCTTACTTTTTGTTAGTAAACGCCAAATAGGCCCGAGTAGACGATGCGGCGGGGGCGAACATTTACTTAGCGCGTTCGCCTTTACTACTCTCAAAGGAGGTTGCAATGAACTGCCCAGAAAGCATGTAGGAGAATCAAAGCTCCGCTgttgcattcatgtaaacgcaacTTAGGGTTACATCACCAGGGCATATTGAACGCAGATCCACCCACCGTGGAGTGAGTACCGACAGGATGGCAAGCAAACGTTGAGCAGATGACGCCGCGTACGTTAACACACCTTGATTAGATTTCACCCTTCCTATAGGCTAAGAAGTCCTGCAGCCCAAATAGCTCTGCAAGAACACACTGAGAATATAGCTGTGTAAGACGCATGTGCTGTTGCATGAGAGCTTTGTGGTGACTCGCATGTGAGATGCTGCGCTTCTCGCGTTTTTCGACCTCCAAACATTTTTTTGGCCTTCTTATCCGTGCTCTCGAAATTTTCTCTTCTTCCGCGACTAATAAATTTTTATTCCAATTACTTCCGACGTGATTCTTCACTAATTTCAGTGTTTCTATGACATTCAGCCAAGGAAacttctactgcagctgcaacagacGCCGTGAAAACCTACGCTTGTTCAGAAGAGGAAGTATTGGTTCTTCTTTTCGTGGAGGGATAACCAATCCAAGAACATTACCACTGTATATTCAGAAGAAGGATGACATAGAAGTTCAGAACAAGGTTCGGCTCAAAAGCTGGTTGTGCAATAGACGCCAGACATTTAAACTTGATGCCAAGAGCAATTTCTCGTTGAAAATACGGTTGGTATGCAGACCTGCATTTTTTTAGCAGTTTGATGCACTTACATTGTTCAGAAATGCACACAGTCAACAAATTTAACAGCAAGTTCTGGCAGTAAAGAACAAACACAGTATGGATCCATACGAAAGCCGCACTGTCATTTTGGTCCTTTAAATATTAAGCGAACTCCAGAAATTTTAGGAAATTTCCGGGAAAAAATTCTGAAATCTCTATACTATGGATGCGCCTGTTCTTTAAAACCTGGCTCCTTTAAATCAAATCGAGACATAGCAAAACTATGAACTACAGTAAAAGAACGCCTAAAGCTGGAAACGTTGGCTAGCcattctgaggcaccttatccctgatTACAATCTGTATAACAAAGCTGCCAAATGTATGCGGGATTGCAACTGGCACACTGGCACACGTAAgcttgtatgtatatatatatatgtgtatatatatatatatatatatatatatatatatatatatatatatatatatatatatatatatatatatatatatatatatatatatatattatgtcgCAGCCATTACATATATCTAATGTGTAATCGTTGATACCCAGAAATGTATATGTATACCTCAATTTTTCTGTTTACATGTCGATTACGACAGACGATTGTAATATCTATACTTACCGCTCATTTTTAAACTCGGAGAGTTGATGCCACAATTCCTCAATGTTCTTTTATATGTTGAGCATTGTAAAAAAGCTACTGATTACGTAAAACTGTAATACGTCACTCACATTTACAAGAACTGATTATCTCTAGCCCATGAAAGGCCTTTCAAACTTCGAGTCGTTAGTTGCCAACGTAAATCATTTCTGTATTAGCAGCTTTATAAGAAGGGGCTCCAGAGATTGCGTCCTTGAAGCGCTCGCTATTCGAACGTCCGACAGGCGAAAATAAGGGCCGACTATGTTTACCAGCAAGTGCGAATTTGCAATTGAGGTGCTCCAGAGACGGCGAAGCATTACCTCGAGTGCTACAGGGAGGCGTCCGGCCAGTGCCATGTCGGCGATGGTGAAGGTGTCGCCAGCCGCGAACTTGCCGTCACCGATCAGGTGTTCCAGCGCTCTGACGATATTCTCTTCCAATGCCGCAATCTCTTCGGCCGTCGGCTTGGTCTTCCGACTGATTAAAGGACGCTGCacgaaaaaaaagtcgcagtttcgcccgcgaagcgaagcatcgatggcgagatcaaattagtgcacagctataagaagtaagaAAGTAtattatcggccatataaactcgGATACGCTCACTTACTATCTGAATTAACGAGCATATGGTGCGAGCGcgcgagcaaacatgaacagatcatATTGAAGgagcgcgcacactcgctgttAAAATGCTGGTGTAAGCAAcgtggtagcagcagcgagcgaagtgatcttcgtTCGGTCTACTGCTTAAACGCAGGAGCGGCGAGAACATATCGCGCACAAAGGAATCACTCTTCGGCAGATCAGTTTCAaaatacggcgcgcgcgaccatGCCCCCACCCCTCTCTTTCACTGTGCCTTCCCGCTTCCCATCATacatggcgcgcgagattgagcagcaCTCATCAGTTCCCCTGATGAAAGGTGCAGTTGCTACCGTTGCCAGAAGGCCGCTCCCTTCTACCTACCTCTCATCCCCCATGGCCTTTCGTACGAAGGGAAAGAGCGCGTTTGCTTTCTGTTTTCTTCGTTCGCGCTAGCCAGATTGAGCCGCGGCCGGCGGCCCacccctcgcatgctttcactcgcataccgcatacgacgcgcggcggcAGTGTCATAtaccttggacttcatacggaacatcacggtgacggcgacggcaaaattgCGCTTGGAGCATCCATATTGGCACTCGTCcctgtttgtctttatcgggtggcCGCGTTTCAGcatctaacaaatgctatcgctcagcgcaggccGCGCCGGCATGCATCgggtttctcgaatgttaccTATTgttctatacgctgtctgttgtGATCAAACCTTACGTAAtgtgatttcatgtatgcgcgacgcgaattgtataGTACTTTCTTGAAGatacgcgggcaccagcaattgcTCTGGACatttcgatgactcatgtatgagagcagacgtgcttgacccgcagatcaaattttctacgatcgccaactgtgttcgtcACTGTCATTCTCTGATTGTAGCATGCTTTTGATGGCGCATGTTCTTCCAATAAAACGCTGGTTTCGTCAATCACGGTTTAGCTTCTTTTTTTACCACCACTATTATGTGACCATGTAACTACTGCTGTCACAATAACAATGAATACTCCTTACGCTTTATTTACAAGAAATTATGATATGGGCGTGGGAACAGAGCGCCGGCTGTCGTAAGCGCCACGAGACAGAAACATTGGATACTCGCGCTCGTAGAAACCACTGTGTATTATTCCTTAAGTAAGATGACTTTGCATCATTTATGGCTAACTTCCTTCGGAGTACAGTGATATTGAAATTGAGGATGTGCTTCTGACGCATTTCCTGCCCATTTAAAGAAGACACATCGTGAGGAGCTTGGCTTCTGCTTCACTTGTCGAACCGACAAATCGGCCTTCCCTCCGGCGTCACTGTCTTTCGCGAGCAAGCGCCCGCAGTCGCTCGATTCGTGTCAAGTGTTCGGCGTCCACCGCAAGAAAGATCTGCTTTTTGTTGGTAGGGTATATTCATGGAGGCCCCGGTGCCTTCTCTTGACTAGTTTAGGTATTAGGCTCGGTGCTGTGGTGCCCTTTCTAGATTAGTTTCGGTATAAGCCTGGGTGCGTGACGCCCAACGACATTGGACGGACGCATCCTGGGCACCTAAAGTGCACCGAAATTAGGAGcgggcgtctgtcgtctgtagcgGCGGAATGGCACCAAAATTCGCACTGCCGTTGGCTACGGCACGGCGTCACGAGCACGCCTCGGCGGTGTTCCAATTCCAATGACGCGACGCCACATCAAAAGCaagcctcgacggagcagagctggCGAAAGCGGACGCCTACTGCCGCGATTGCGCGCCGGGtggcgtatttacaattgctggCAGGTACAGCTGAGCGTGGCACTTGTGGAAACGTCGGTCatttgcgcgcatgcgcaagtAACAGCGGGGATTAATGAGAAAGTGTGGGGACTTTTTCCtattgaatatatgactctgcctaggcactacggaggagtttctaggccgtgttgtatgcgcttgtcccttgGTGTGTCGACAGAAGTCGCTGGGCGTGGTAGTGCTGAATTTatcgtcgcaagttggcggctcgacgtaATTAAATTTATTAAATCGTGTTTTTCACTTATTCAAACAGCACGTCATTTTTTCGCCTGATtagcggcgcctccaggacaccaaaacaGCAACGGAGACACCAAGGCTAGAACCCGGTCTGGTCCGTGgattggggctcgccgaggcctgcgcgtgccataggtgtataagatcggctgttcGCTAtggcggacagccaattttttatgcgaacaccccctggcacgcttcgacCTCCGTGGCCCCAACCTACAAGCCACCCTGCTTCCCGCTTTGATCACCCCGCTACCCCTTGAGACCCCTAGAGATCCTGCGGCGCCCGCTTTATTATAACCCCAGGTGCGCTTCTGAGGCTTCCGTTtcccggttacatgtgccctcatgaagcagtgcttgtaaaaaatgcaatttatcgtcacgacgaaagaatcgacccgcgacttatacaacaccagtcagaactttgccccttcagacacagcgatcgccaaatg is a window from the Dermacentor variabilis isolate Ectoservices chromosome 3, ASM5094787v1, whole genome shotgun sequence genome containing:
- the LOC142574745 gene encoding glutathione S-transferase 4-like, translated to MTITLYNINGSPPGNLVRALAKHLGIELKLKNLDAANKEHLSDEYLKVNPFHKVPAIDDEGFIVYESNAIVYYLLRKYAPESELYPASIKTRTRIDQILSAVVTTIQPKSDSFVRDMFSPLLRLSSRPNEDHFARCCYHVAYTSILTASRPLISRKTKPTAEEIAALEENIVRALEHLIGDGKFAAGDTFTIADMALAGRLPVALENNIVNPSKFPKLASYYDRVKREQPYFEEIYKPAIDRFKGLMDDLK